Genomic window (Funiculus sociatus GB2-C1):
AACAGAAGTGTTGGAATGACCGATTTATCAGTTCTAGTGCTGGTTCTTTAGCAACTCCGCCGATAATTACCACGGTCATGTTTTCGGGTTGGTAATGGGAACGGTGGAAGCAGCGCATCTCGTCAGGCGATCGCTCCATCAGTATTTCTTCCGTTCCCAAAACCGGGCGTCCGTAAGGGTGACGCTGGTAAATGCTTTCTGTTAGTGCTTGGAATCCTAGAAAATCGGGATTGTCGTATGTCTGGCGGATTTCCTCTAAAACTACATCCCGTTCCCGCTCAAATTCTAAATCGGGGATGGCGGCGTTTAAGAGAATTTCTGCTAGTGCAGGCAGAGTGTCTTCTAAATACTGCGCTGCTGTGGTAATGAAAAAATGTGCATAATCGTGGCTTGTCGCAGCGTTTGTCATCCCGCCGCGACTTTCTATTACATGGTCAAATACACCAGGCGGTAGCCTTTCGGTGCCTTTGAAAATCATGTGTTCCAGAAAGTGCGCCATTCCCAACCACTCTTGGGGTTCTCGCGTCGCACCTGCTTTAACCCAAACATCTACCACCACTACCGGGGTGGCTGGTAGATGTTGATGAATCACGGTTAAACCGTTGTCCAGCGTTACTACATCAGCTGGGAATTGTGAAGTCTTTAATAGTTGTAACAAACTCTTTTATCTCTAACCCAAGTTAGATGCGCTTTAAATTACCTTATCTTTATCCCAACACAAATATTAAACTGTGTTGATCCAGAGGTTAAATCTCTGTAGTTATGTATTAACAATTATGAGGAATCCCTCACAATTTCTGTAGCTAGTTATACAAAAATCCCCTTATCGTGAAGACAAGGGGATTTAATTTTTTAAGTTCACCGCAACGCCGTCTTACCTCAGTTTATGACCTGGTGAAAACCAGGTGGGTACCGTGGCTCTGGCTTAAAGTTTCCGGGTACTTGCCCGGTTTACTGCTGCCAGAACACTTTGGTTCCCTTAAGAACAAAGCATAGTCAAAAAACGTTATTGGCAGTCACCAACGCCGCAGTAGAACTTTTTTTATTGTAGCAGGGGAAAGGGTAAATAAGAGAAGGCAGGCAGAGCCTCGCTTACATGGTTCTCAGGGACAGACTGGGATCGAGTAGGGCTGGGGGTTCCCGGCTTTAGATCAGCGCTGTTGGGGGTACCAGATGGACTCGATGGTTTGCGCGATCGCTTCTGCTTCTGCTCTATTGGCTATATCTAGCAAAACTGTAACATGACCCAACTTGCGACCGGGGCGGGATTCGGTTTTGCCGTACCAGTGGACGTAAGAAGCGGGTAACTCGGCTAGTTGTTGCCGTTTGGCAAAATAGTCATTCTGGGAATGCTCGTAACCGAGTAAGTTTACCATGACGGCACCAGCGCTCTTGAGGGCGGGATTGCCCAATGGTAAACCGCAAACGGCTCTTAGATGCTGCTCAAACTGGGATGTAACAGAAGCATCCAGGGTGAAGTGTCCGGAATTATGAGTGCGGGGGGCAATTTCATTTACCAACACTTTCCCGTCATTGGTCAAGAATAGCTCAATGCCGAAGATGCCAACGGCTTGTAGACTGTTTAGCAAAGAGTGCGCGATCGCATTTACCTCTTCCTCCACTGCTAGACTAATCTCAGCTGGCACCAAAACACGACGACAAACTTGGTCTTCCTGCTGGGTTTCCACAACTGGATAAACAACAATTTCCCCATCCACAGAACGCGCCGCCATCACAGCCAATTCTCGCTCAAAAGGGACAAATTCTTCTAACAAAACTGGCGCATATTTGAGCTTTTGCAAAGTTGACTGCAAAGCTTCACTATCTTTAATAATGAAAGTTCCTTGACCGTCGTAACCGTGACGGCGGGTTTTCAGAACCAGGGGGAAATCCAACTGCGGAAGATTCAGTGGTTGAGGGAATGATTTGGTCAGATTTAATTCATCATTCCCAACTTCTCCCTCAAGCGTCATAAAACTGGGAGTTGGTAAGCCGATATCCTCTAAATAACAACGCTGATCGTATTTATCTAACAGGGGAGCTAATACTTCCAACCCAGGACGAAAAGAGATACCTTGTTGTGCCAATTCCCTCAAGGCTGGCAGATTAATAAACTCATTTTCAAAGGTAATTACATCGCAGCGATTCGCCAACTCAAGTGTAGCGGCGGCATCATCAATTGCAGCAAAAATCGTAGAATCAGCAATTTCCACAGCCGGATCTGTCGAATGGGGAGTTTGCACTATTAATTTCACCCCCAAAGACTCAGATGCACCAGCCATCATCCAAGCTAATTGTCCGCCGCCAATTACACCTACACGTTTCATCGACACCCCAAAGAATCGCGAGTTGCAACGCCTGTTTTAGAATTTACACCAGATGCTTTGGCACAGAGTTCTTTTATTTGCGCTCTATTCAAAATCGCATCAGAAAAGTCTGCGCCAGTGATATTTACATCATCAAAAATCGTCCGTAATAGAATACTTTCCACTAAAACGGCATCGCTTAAATCAGAGCCGATTAATTTTACCTGATCTACCATCGCATGAGTTAAATTTGCCCCGTGTAAATTAACATTTGTCATCACAGAGGCACTAAAAATTGCGCCCCGCAAGTCAGCACCCTCCAAGTTAGCTAGTTCCATATTAGCGTTGGAAAATTCAGCTACTTCTAGGGTTTGACCGGAAAAATCCCTTCCTTTGAGTTCCGCGTTGCTAAACGACAGGGGAGGAGGATAATCTGATGCTTGTGCTGGTAATGCCCAGATTAAGAGAATTATTGCCAGTAAGAATGCTGCTAGTTGGCGAAGGTTCATAAAAAAGTGCTGAGTGTTAACAATAATTGTAGGGTAGGGCGATCGCTATATTTGCCGCCTATAGCAGTCGTATTTCATTTGTATGTCGCGAAACCCATCAAATCCCTTCCCTTGTTGGGTTTCGTTCCTATTTGAAATGTAGAGACGCGAAATGCAAGTGTCTCGACTTGAAACGAAGCGCCCAGACGTGGAGGAAGAGGAAAGAAGGAATTTCATAAATAAATTAGGATTGCTACATCAGTTTCCAGATTGGGGGGAAAGGGTTAAAATTTTGAGAGTTAGTTTCAACTAAAGCTTATGCCATATTTTTTGGTAACTTGGCTGATTACAGCGATCGCGCTGGTGATTACAACTTATATTGTCCCTGGTTTTGCGGTCAAAACTTTTGTTGATGCCCTTATTGCTGCGATTGTTTTGGGATTAGCGAATGCAATTGTCAAACCTCTATTGGTACTTTTGACATTGCCCCTGACGCTGGTGACTCTGGGGCTATTTCTATTTGTTGTGAACGCACTTACTCTTTGGCTGGTAGCATATCTTACGCCTGGTTTTGTAATTACAAATTTATTGTCTGCTTTGGTGGGTTCAATTGTGTTAACTGTGGTGGCTAGTGGGCTGAACTTTTTGTTCAACAGAGCCGCCCAATGAGTTAACAATTTTCGTTATCAAATCCCAAGTAACCGCGTGGGGTAATCATCCACTCGGCGTGGGTGCGGGTGCTTTGATTACCAATTAACACGGTAGTCAACATATCGATTGACATGGTGAGCAATTTGTCAAGTGTCGTCAGAGCAATTTGT
Coding sequences:
- a CDS encoding phage holin family protein, which encodes MPYFLVTWLITAIALVITTYIVPGFAVKTFVDALIAAIVLGLANAIVKPLLVLLTLPLTLVTLGLFLFVVNALTLWLVAYLTPGFVITNLLSALVGSIVLTVVASGLNFLFNRAAQ
- a CDS encoding 5-(carboxyamino)imidazole ribonucleotide synthase, whose translation is MKRVGVIGGGQLAWMMAGASESLGVKLIVQTPHSTDPAVEIADSTIFAAIDDAAATLELANRCDVITFENEFINLPALRELAQQGISFRPGLEVLAPLLDKYDQRCYLEDIGLPTPSFMTLEGEVGNDELNLTKSFPQPLNLPQLDFPLVLKTRRHGYDGQGTFIIKDSEALQSTLQKLKYAPVLLEEFVPFERELAVMAARSVDGEIVVYPVVETQQEDQVCRRVLVPAEISLAVEEEVNAIAHSLLNSLQAVGIFGIELFLTNDGKVLVNEIAPRTHNSGHFTLDASVTSQFEQHLRAVCGLPLGNPALKSAGAVMVNLLGYEHSQNDYFAKRQQLAELPASYVHWYGKTESRPGRKLGHVTVLLDIANRAEAEAIAQTIESIWYPQQR
- a CDS encoding pentapeptide repeat-containing protein, with translation MNLRQLAAFLLAIILLIWALPAQASDYPPPLSFSNAELKGRDFSGQTLEVAEFSNANMELANLEGADLRGAIFSASVMTNVNLHGANLTHAMVDQVKLIGSDLSDAVLVESILLRTIFDDVNITGADFSDAILNRAQIKELCAKASGVNSKTGVATRDSLGCR
- a CDS encoding M16 family metallopeptidase; translated protein: MLQLLKTSQFPADVVTLDNGLTVIHQHLPATPVVVVDVWVKAGATREPQEWLGMAHFLEHMIFKGTERLPPGVFDHVIESRGGMTNAATSHDYAHFFITTAAQYLEDTLPALAEILLNAAIPDLEFERERDVVLEEIRQTYDNPDFLGFQALTESIYQRHPYGRPVLGTEEILMERSPDEMRCFHRSHYQPENMTVVIIGGVAKEPALELINRSFQHFCSPLACPLNLAEAEPPIIDIRRQEFYLPRLEQARLMMAWTGPGVDQLQSACGLDLLAVLLSEGRTSRLVRNLREEQQLVQHISSSFSLQQDSSLFTISAYLEPENLDRVEALIGDAISELQNRPVSEAEVARCKRLLCNDYAFSTETPSQLAGLYGYYNTIATAELAVTYPEKIESFESCQLQQLAQQYLSPYRYAVTSLKAC